CAGCAGCACGTAAAGAATGTAAAACCACCAGTTTGGTCTGTTAAATATCCAAACTCCTACTTTAGGTCAATTATATATGAGCTTTACACATGGGAGTTGCATGTATTTGAGGTATTctctatatacatatatgctATGTgatagaaaatgtgtgttttttcagtggGAGTGTTTTCAAGTACTATGTATATGGTTGTTGAGACAGAAATAGCCTAGAAACATTACAGTTTGTACAGTTTGGGTGATTTAGATGTTGTCTCCTGTCTGAGCTACCTGTATCTCAGGAGAAGGTTTGGGTGGGACCACAGGCCTGAGTTTTAGGCGCAGACTCTCAGTCAGGTCGAGAGTTTGCAGTGAGGAAGACGTCTCACAATCAAACTGAGATGTTGCAGAAAATGTTGGAAGAGAGTTTATAAAAAGGCACAGACATAGAAAAAGCTGAAAAGATTGAAAACAGATGACAGAAGAGTTGTGTAGCAAAGGAAAGGTTTCAAGATGTTGGTCTTTACCTGTGTTCTGCGGACTGCGTGGCTGGGTTTGTTCTCAAATTTGGCGAGCAGCTGAGTAGAAATGGAGCGCACTTTATTTTCCTTAGGTTCCTGCCCCTCTCGCACTGAGGAGCCATTACTGGACAGATTGGTGGCctaaacagagacagaaacagatctTTGTAAAAATATCAAGTCCTTCACATCGGtaacttttcaaattaaaagtatttttatgaACAAACCTCCTCGAAATAACAGAACTTCCGCCTCCTTTTGTAAGTGGGGTCTGTACCGTCTGAcctcttttcatcctgaaaacaaaacacgaGGAAAATAATGTAAGACTGAGCATCCATCAGGTTCAAGAGGAGGAGTTTCAAAccaataaaacactgaatgtatataaaataaatcaaacttgaACTGGAAACGGAAGGCAGGAAGTGTGGAGTTACCTTTGGAACCCGTTTCCTAGGAACTGCCATATTGAAGACATTATTTTTACTTCTGACTTCTTTAGATGGATattcttcattgttttcatcTACTGCTCTGGACCCTGCAGTATAACACATGATTCTGTTTTAGAGTTTCCACATTTCCCACCACACGCAGCCATAAATGTCAGATAATATAAATGCATTATGCTCCTATAGACTAGGAGAGACATATGAATggtgtgggggaaaaaagggggcTGCTACATTTGTGAAGAGGAAGGTTCCAATAAAAATACAGCCTTAAAGACTTACTTATTCACTTAGCTGAATGTCAGAGGAAGGTAAGTTGTTGTCTGAGGTTAGAAATTAGGACAAAAGATAGTTTTAAAGTAGAGTAGAGTCAAATCAAGTACCTGATGCAGGTAGAGGTGTTCCACGGAAGAGCTCGTAGAACTTGGACAGGTATGTGATCATCCGGGTCTTATCCAGCTCCTCGCCAGCACTCAGCTCCTTCACAGACGTGAACGAGCAGATCCCGAGCTCCCGCTCACTGATGTCGAAAGCCAGCTGGAGGTTTGCAGCATGGTCTTCTTCATTTAATGAATCAAAATCTCTGACGGAAGAAAAGGGAATGAAAAAAGACTGTTAATGGGCCCGTCTATATAAGGGTTTCATTGTCTACGATGATTTAGCCTTATATGCAGACTGATACAGCAGACGTTAGCACAAAGGAAAGACGTCTCACAGAAACTTCTGTCACTCAATTTTCAACCCTGCAAAAGAACTTTTTTCCCTTAAATTGCAGGAAAAAATGGCAGCAAATTACCTCTaatgggagaaaagaaaagagctcTTACGTATTTGCCTACACTGACAGTGTGCAGTCGCGTTCGGTAATAAGGTGGATGAGAGCAGTAACctagcagcagcacacacaaacTTTGCTGCTACTCTAGAActacccttttttttttctctccctttctttcattTGTACGAACCTGCTCCCCTCTCCGCAGTCTGACAGGCTTGCATATGGAGGAGGGAAAGCGGAAAATGCCAGTGGTTTTTGGGAACTCAGGACCACATGAAATTGTAGTGGCATGTGGCGAGGTACGAAGGCAATAATTAAAGAGTGAGAGGATATAATTAGATTTGTAAATGCACTAATCTACAGATGCACTGAATAATTCCATGCTGTGCAGGGCAGTCTCAGCCTAAACTGTGGAAACTGAGGAACAGTTTCTGCTCTTTAAGGAGGAATTTGTCCTGAAAGTGCAACATGAGTTGTTTTTATCCACAGATCCAGATCAACACaattaagaaagtgaaaaaaaacaaatactttttgTACAAGTAGTTGGAATTCTGTGTGTTAAACTCACGGACAAAACtgataaatgtgtgaaatgtaaatgtcttCACTTTGAAAACATCTATCAACACTCTAAGAAGGGTCAAGTGCTGTTtaagtgtgaggaggaggaggtagagaaagcagcaaaaaaaaaatacacatcaaagaCTTACTCTCATGCCAAGCATATTTTACAAACCCATAAGATATGAGTCTCCTCACAGCTGGTTGTTACAAAGAGGCTACAGAGCTCAATAAAAAACTAGTTTCTCCATGtgaatgtttatatatgtattcaACTATATAGAGATTTTGATCAGAAACTGTTATCATCTAAAAGGGAGTAAAGTTACGTACATCAGCTGAGGTTTGAACCTGTGGATGAGGGCGCAGAGGGCGAGGCCGCTTTGCCAAGAAGACGTCAGGTCTGTGATCGTCACATTCCTGTAGCCCTCGGTCTGTTTTTGGCACCAGGTAAGAAGCCTTGCTGGTCTGATCTCCGACTCTACAAAAGAAACattcacagacatgtttttcCATAAAACAATCCCCAAAAAAACTTATTGTGTCATGACAGAGAAGGTGGGAGCCAGTGCTGAGGTATGTTGTACGTATGTATTGTATGTCTGTGCTGCCGTTGGGGTTGTGAGTTACttcactaaaacacacagatcagtTCAACATTCCCACTAAAGATCAAATCAGACTCACTCACTGGGAAGAGCAAGATATTTGCATTTGACGTGTTCCTGCCAAAACCCAGTGTTTCCTCCTCCCAGTGAATCcacatgtaaaaacaaaccTCAGATTGTAACCTATTCCCTAAAATGAGTTTAATTCTGGTTACCACTTCTGTtcaaaggaaaaggaaaggaggGATGTAAGCCACAGTGTTAAtgtgaggaagagaggaaaccCTATCAATCAGTCAGATCGCTTCTGTAAATAATCTAGAGATGAGTCAGCAGAAGTCTTTACATAGAGAGGAAATATGGTCAAAGTCTATCAATCTGTTCCTGAGTTGAATCATGGCCATAGAAGTGTGTTTGTAGATCATCATAATGTCACAGAGAAGTTGACCTTTATCCTTTTTGGAAGTAATTTCCTAGGTGTTCCTCAGATATCGTGTTCACGAGAATGAGATGGACGGAAAAGCCAAAATCAACATGTCACCAGTGCAGAGGAATGAcaacatgcacccacacacaaacacaggaatctGTCAGTTCCTGTCAAACGTACCTCGCCTGCAGAGATTGACAGGCCTTCGTATGGTGGCAGCACGCTCCAGAGAGCAGGTATTCAGCTCTGCACTGATGTACAAGTGACGCACCTGAAGAAGGAATGAAAAGATAACGATCAAGAAGTTGTGTATATTTCTTAAAAATGAAGCCATGGCCCGTCGACAGATATCGGCTTCTAGAAAAGTGAGCACTCCCTCTCACCTGGTGGGGTCTGACACAGGAGGAGTTGAGGTTGGGGTATCGAGTCCCGGGGTCGATGGTGTACTGGTCAAAGTTTTTGgcaatgttttctgttgtcgTCTGAGGAAGTAGTCTGTAAATACTCTCTCTACAGAAAAGCATTAAACCAGGCGttattgaaaacacaaagttttttaAATTAGATATATATGAACACTGCACATAGACACTGTGAGCATAATACtgaggtgtgtatgtgtaccTCTCTGCCAGCACCTCTAGGGCTGTCCGACCCTGAGCCCAGCTCTTTACCATCCACGCTGAGTCAAAGGCAGCCAGGAAGCCTCTAGCACAACCTGTCCCCATCGGCCAGAAGGGCTGCACAAGAACACAGAACAAATACATTAATGTAATTGTGAGACTTCAAGGCATTAGAAAAAGCATTGTTGCTTCTGCCAGGTTTTGTAACAGCTTCTTCTCCCCGGCAATCAGGCTCCTAAAAACCCTGCCACCTCCCGAAACACTCTTACCTCTACGAGACTGTCGCCAACCAGCGCTTCCAGCAGCTGGTGTCCGAATCGCTCCCTGACCAGAGCAGCGTTCTCTGAGGCGTACATGCTTGTGAAGTCAAACATCGCCACGTCTGGCTGCCCGCAGTGGTTCATGGCAAAATCCAGTGTAGGAAGTTGGTAGTTGGTGCCAAAGTCAGCAGCCTCTCGGGCGTAGCACAGAAGAGCTTCCTGGTTGACATTCTCACTGCTAAGCAGCATTTGGGTGTCTATGTAATCCTGTTGAACACAGACATTACAGTTACAGAGGAAAAGTTCTCACAGAGTAAGTCTAAGTTTAGCATTTTTGACGGGCCTTGATTAGTTTTTAGTGATGACGCACACACGACACACAGAAGCCCTACTTGAACTTAAAATGTGTCAAATCGTACACATGATTAATACCAAAAATGTATACAATAATTCAGATTATTTCAAATCTGGACAATTGAATAATATATAATCTTGAGCTTACGTTAATGAGAACTCCCTTGTCCAGCAGACTCTGCTTCTTGGCGGTCATTACAAAGTAATGCGTGTTGTCCCTGTAGTACACAATGTTCTCCAGATCGATACCTGCAAGAAACCATGTGTTTTCAATACGGTTATAAAACAACGAGACATCCCGTTGGTCTCAAATGCTTCTGACTGTTTCCTACCTGTTTCTTCTTTGAGGTCAAGAAAGAACTTCTGGTTGAAGATGAAGGCCACGCCACTGATCTCCTCGACTTTGGCCTCTGCTGTGGTGTTCCTGTTGATGAAGTTAGCTGTGATGGCGATTGCCAGTTTACCCCTGAACTCCTTCCTTTTGAAACCTGGGACAAAGaaagacatgtgaagagagagaatgacacagacaaacagtgaaaaAGAAGAGATGTCTCTTTTCCCAAGCAAACCAGTCCTGTTGACTTGTCAAAGGAAATCTGGGCTTAAACCAAAATTACAAGGAAGTTATTAGTTAGGAGGCTCGAAACTCGAGAATCTCTAAAGGTGAGACTTCATACAgccaagaaaacaaaagaaggacCAGTTATATGCTGACATCAAAGGTCAATACAATTTGCTTAATTAACCACCAGAACTGCAAGTGTAGCAGTAAAAGTTTGTAAAACTTTAATACCATTAAATCTGAAGTTTAATCCAAACAGATGAAATAGTGAAGTAGCTGAACAGCTCTTCTGATGTTCAGCTATTATAATTCAAAGATTctctaaatattatttttatgtcctaaacaaaactaaaaccCTAAGATGACAACCAAGCAAACTCAAATTAAAGTTCAACCTTTTACTGGTGCTTTATCATTTCAAAGCACTAAAGAGATGCACTAAAAAGTCAGTTATGGAAGACATTTCCcccttcttttcatttcatagcTCTTTACCAAAGGCAGCAACAGTCAACAAGTGCAAATCTGATTGTATTTAACTTTGTGTTACTGCAGCTATGTCATGAAATTACGCCGACTGCGGGGGGAAAATCATTTCCCCTAGGCGTCTTCATAATTTGAGAATGAGCTCGACGTCTTGTCCAGCCCCAAAAATGCCCTTTTTAGGAATTAGCATCTGAAGTGAATTGGTTGTTAGATGACAGCATTTTTAGTGGAGAGACCgaaacagtgagacacagagatggAAAGAGTCCAACACGCATGTATCAGCTGCTGCGCTGAGCCCCCAGCTCGGCTCTATTTATGTACACCAATTGGTTTCATGTGCAACCTTTCCCACTGGGACAGATCAATGGCCTCAAGCTTATAAATTTACACAAAGTGAGTTTCATTTATAGCTGCACAACAGAGATGACGCAGCACAAGTTGAGAATCCAGTAAAATGACTGAATGaaggaatggatggatggatggttacTATAGCTACTGTTATTTGAAAGCATGTCAAACAtactgacatcatgttttaaCCCTGTGCGGTGTGAGGGTAACATTAGCATCAGCCTTGTTCCTTTATTCTTGGACAGTACATCCTTGAGGCCCCTCTACTGTTCATATCTTTTGTTGGCCGTCTTCTCACCTTCCAGAGTATTCCTGCGTCCGTCAGCCCCCACAACGACATCAAAGTCAAAGCTAGCCACAGGGTGATCAGCAGGTCGTATTGCAGCCCTCCATCCAATCACTGAGAgaggggaacagagagagaaagagagagtgagaggggcGAAATCCCTCGCCCAACCACCCAACATGGAATTTGGGGAATGTGGAATGTCAGCAGATAAAGGGTTGGtgttttgctcaaggacacttcaacagtCTCAATCAAAACGTATCTCCATCCAGGACCACTCAGCCACCTGCCAGGCTCGTGCAGGGCTAAATTTGTCAGTACAGAGATAATAAACAGGAAGAATGAATAAGCACACTTCAGCACTGTTGCTGTTTTGGGTTGCTACGTTGCTGTTTTCCAGTAAGACTGCTCTTACTGTGACGCCAGTGCAACCGGGACAAATATGGCTATTCatgacatgttaaaaaaaacccaccagagaatatgtgtttgtgatgcATGAAAACTAAATAGAGAAGATTAAGCAACTTTGTGGCTGCTTCATATCTGTAAAAACCTCTGCTACTGCGTGCAGGGCATCAATGTGTAATCGTTGTCCAAATAAAACTGTATAATTTATTGAACATGAAACAACATCAGCCGTTTTAAGTgtctgctgcagcagaggtgtGAGACCAGCACAGTGACCGCCTGGCAGCGTGTTGTGTAATATCACCATGTGGAAAATGCATTCCCTGATGTCAAGGGCTCGGCTAAGTCCGTCACAGCAGAAAAGAGGTGTTAAGCCTACGTCTAAATTTAGGCGAAGCACTCGTTGTTATCAGTGTATTGATATAACATAAGGAGTGACGGCGCATGACAACTGCTTTCAAATCGTTCTCTTTCTTGAGGGTTTATAGCTCAACGCGGGTCTTGTGCGATCAGAGGGTCATCGACAGTACAATGTACAAgttacaaaacattttcaaactaaatggGATCATTAGAAAGTCATGATATTTTTAAACAAGTTCTCAAATGTCATCAAAGTTGATTTACTTCACACCAGAAAAACgtcatgattttaaacaaggGAAAGAATGTTCAATCACTGGTATTGTtatgataaatgtaaatatcGACTGACAGGACATGGTTTATCTTGACATCATGTTTGGCAATACCGCCAATCCCCAGGCTCCCATACTGGTTATCTAACCTCCAGGTTGACCTCCTCATGAAAAACATGCTCAGTGCcaatatttgtgttgtgtttattagtTGATGTCAAGGAAATTAAATACTGCAGAACGAGAAGTCTTTTGCTGCCTGACCGGCCTGGAGGCAcagccagagctgcaggagtaAGAAGGTAAATATAGATCCTCAGCCGCACACCATCTTTTTTAACAAACTGACAGACGCAGCCTGATGTTTATATCAAGCTTTACACATTATTACACTTCTCAGCTTTGTCCTACTAAACGTTACCAAACTCATAAAACAACTGTCAGTGTAGGTGAATATAAAAGTGCTGTTAATCTGTTGTTTGGACATGTAGCTGAAGTGAACATGTGGATGAAGACCTTCTTTTTCCTGGTCCTCTGGAGGCTCCAGCAGCTTGACGAACTCCACATTGGTGTGAAACTCCACTGCGACGAGGAGCGCAACTTTCAGGAGcatcagctgcagctgctgaatgcctgttagacacacacagacactgatgtTTAGATACATGTGTAAAACGGCTGCcaaactttgtgtttagtgttaTGTTGTCTTGACACTATTGAGAACAAACCCCGAGCTCGAATGCTTTCCCCTGTCTGTGCTCTTTCTCATGTTGTGTTCGACAGATTAAAAAGAATCAATGAtcagatcaaatgaaaatgaacttggtgaaaacattttgcCTAATAATTGAATATTTCATAATTATCCTCATGTACTCAATACTTTTTTATCTCCACCAAagaggttctgttttcaccgctgtctgtgtttctgttggttagttggtttgtttgtaaacaagattacacaaaaacaactagatggatttccacaaaacttgttggaagAATGCagcatgggtcagggaagaacccattaaattctggtgtggatccagattaGGGGGCAAATCCaggtaaaataatgaaaatgtcaggGGACTTGACGGAGGTACGTGTCtttatgttttgtgtctgtaaagtCAGATACTTACTGATGTGGTCAATGGCCCCGGCACAGAATTTGCCATAGAACTTTTTGGCTCCAAGGCCGCGCAGGTCATGGATGGTGTAGGGCCAAAGGTGCAGCACATTGTTCCTGGAGAACGAGTCCCTCTTCTCAATCACCACCACTTTAGCGCCCATCAAAGCGAGCTCGATGGCTGTCCGCAGGCCGCAGGGACCTCCTCCGATGATAAGGCACTGCATAAAAAGGGATGACAAGTTGACCTCAGGGAAATGAGCAACACTGTGCTGATGAAATAGTAACAGAAGGCTGATTTTCTTGCAGAGGAATCTGAGATGATGGATGATTCGCATCCCACTGGTTTATTAACATACAGGGGGGAATTATAACAGGAGCATAGATCATGAGGGGGAAGCAGCACTTTACTGCACCACTGGAGCATTTAGAGCCCAAGTGTCTCACtgaaggacacttcagcagcagagactctGACAATCAAGATCTCTTCGGTTTTGAGATGACTTCTCCAGACCACCTCGCGTGAGTGAGGATTGTTAGTAAGTAAAACACAAGGAAGAGAGTTTACATGTCCGAACAACTTCCACCAACCTGAACTGTTATTACAACCATATCAAAGGTGTGATTCATGCAGTGGCCAAAATGCATCACACAAAAATGCATGAAGTCATTGAGGTTACACTGCCTGTCTGAGAATGTGGGGCTCAAACATGAAGTCATCCTGCTGAGTGATAGATCAAAGAAAAGCACGAATGCCGGTGTGCTGGCAAactattctctctttttttcatcttaACAGATAGAGAcgttgtgatgtgtgtgtggtccaggtatcCTATTCCTAAATTACCCTCTGGATCagtaaagtatctatctatgtatgtatgtatgtatgtatgtatgtatgtatgtatgtatgtatgtatgtatgtatgtatg
This genomic stretch from Hippoglossus hippoglossus isolate fHipHip1 chromosome 3, fHipHip1.pri, whole genome shotgun sequence harbors:
- the mical2a gene encoding F-actin-monooxygenase MICAL2 isoform X3, whose amino-acid sequence is MGETKEETDNVGKQFENFVQASTCKGTLQAFNVLCRRLDLDPADNSTFYSSLRAKVTTWKANALWSKLDKRMSHKEYQKGQACVGTKCLIIGGGPCGLRTAIELALMGAKVVVIEKRDSFSRNNVLHLWPYTIHDLRGLGAKKFYGKFCAGAIDHISIQQLQLMLLKVALLVAVEFHTNVEFVKLLEPPEDQEKEVIGWRAAIRPADHPVASFDFDVVVGADGRRNTLEGFKRKEFRGKLAIAITANFINRNTTAEAKVEEISGVAFIFNQKFFLDLKEETGIDLENIVYYRDNTHYFVMTAKKQSLLDKGVLINDYIDTQMLLSSENVNQEALLCYAREAADFGTNYQLPTLDFAMNHCGQPDVAMFDFTSMYASENAALVRERFGHQLLEALVGDSLVEPFWPMGTGCARGFLAAFDSAWMVKSWAQGRTALEVLAERESIYRLLPQTTTENIAKNFDQYTIDPGTRYPNLNSSCVRPHQVRHLYISAELNTCSLERAATIRRPVNLCRRESEIRPARLLTWCQKQTEGYRNVTITDLTSSWQSGLALCALIHRFKPQLIDFDSLNEEDHAANLQLAFDISERELGICSFTSVKELSAGEELDKTRMITYLSKFYELFRGTPLPASGSRAVDENNEEYPSKEVRSKNNVFNMAVPRKRVPKDEKRSDGTDPTYKRRRKFCYFEEATNLSSNGSSVREGQEPKENKVRSISTQLLAKFENKPSHAVRRTQFDCETSSSLQTLDLTESLRLKLRPVVPPKPSPEIQFEFSVRKAAEQLVRLPPKTLPEPQLQPQHPFSTVKLRHVDQTHAEMKAQPPPESADPSASSASSSSCHSAIHFMSRLLQRLREVDEHVSEKKAQTQQTREFHTKSIKDKAMHLSGLFSGDGSAELKSCSVRRSFPQSGDRCHSCERRVYMVERVCAEGLYFHRECFRCSTCSSALRQGAHAFDSEQGKLYCKLHFDQRNTGTNLRRSFSLRSNPSGVGVQERRAAEGESSQPSSTADLPSPPAAD
- the mical2a gene encoding F-actin-monooxygenase MICAL2 isoform X1 translates to MGETKEETDNVGKQFENFVQASTCKGTLQAFNVLCRRLDLDPADNSTFYSSLRAKVTTWKANALWSKLDKRMSHKEYQKGQACVGTKCLIIGGGPCGLRTAIELALMGAKVVVIEKRDSFSRNNVLHLWPYTIHDLRGLGAKKFYGKFCAGAIDHISIQQLQLMLLKVALLVAVEFHTNVEFVKLLEPPEDQEKEVIGWRAAIRPADHPVASFDFDVVVGADGRRNTLEGFKRKEFRGKLAIAITANFINRNTTAEAKVEEISGVAFIFNQKFFLDLKEETGIDLENIVYYRDNTHYFVMTAKKQSLLDKGVLINDYIDTQMLLSSENVNQEALLCYAREAADFGTNYQLPTLDFAMNHCGQPDVAMFDFTSMYASENAALVRERFGHQLLEALVGDSLVEPFWPMGTGCARGFLAAFDSAWMVKSWAQGRTALEVLAERESIYRLLPQTTTENIAKNFDQYTIDPGTRYPNLNSSCVRPHQVRHLYISAELNTCSLERAATIRRPVNLCRRESEIRPARLLTWCQKQTEGYRNVTITDLTSSWQSGLALCALIHRFKPQLIDFDSLNEEDHAANLQLAFDISERELGICSFTSVKELSAGEELDKTRMITYLSKFYELFRGTPLPASGSRAVDENNEEYPSKEVRSKNNVFNMAVPRKRVPKDEKRSDGTDPTYKRRRKFCYFEEATNLSSNGSSVREGQEPKENKVRSISTQLLAKFENKPSHAVRRTQFDCETSSSLQTLDLTESLRLKLRPVVPPKPSPEIQFEFSVRKAAEQLVRLPPKTLPEPQLQPQHPFSTVKLRHVDQTHAEMKAQPPPESADPSASSASSSSCHSAIHFMSRLLQRLREVDEHVSEKKAQTQQTREFHTKSIKDKAMHLSGLFSGDGSAELKSCSVRRSFPQSGDRCHSCERRVYMVERVCAEGLYFHRECFRCSTCSSALRQGAHAFDSEQGKLYCKLHFDQRNTGTNLRRSFSLRSNPSGVGVQERRAAEGESSQPSSTADLPSPPAAGTFSSFIRKRLSWPLSVTRTVCNAPWYLSRCAHSTAQALAGHLRANAQDYTFLYELLSMSLPLLFVLQEVLLQMHTEALPYGPNSLQPLLLWLQENVGTSFI
- the mical2a gene encoding F-actin-monooxygenase MICAL2 isoform X2, which codes for MGETKEETDNVGKQFENFVQASTCKGTLQAFNVLCRRLDLDPADNSTFYSSLRAKVTTWKANALWSKLDKRMSHKEYQKGQACVGTKCLIIGGGPCGLRTAIELALMGAKVVVIEKRDSFSRNNVLHLWPYTIHDLRGLGAKKFYGKFCAGAIDHISIQQLQLMLLKVALLVAVEFHTNVEFVKLLEPPEDQEKVIGWRAAIRPADHPVASFDFDVVVGADGRRNTLEGFKRKEFRGKLAIAITANFINRNTTAEAKVEEISGVAFIFNQKFFLDLKEETGIDLENIVYYRDNTHYFVMTAKKQSLLDKGVLINDYIDTQMLLSSENVNQEALLCYAREAADFGTNYQLPTLDFAMNHCGQPDVAMFDFTSMYASENAALVRERFGHQLLEALVGDSLVEPFWPMGTGCARGFLAAFDSAWMVKSWAQGRTALEVLAERESIYRLLPQTTTENIAKNFDQYTIDPGTRYPNLNSSCVRPHQVRHLYISAELNTCSLERAATIRRPVNLCRRESEIRPARLLTWCQKQTEGYRNVTITDLTSSWQSGLALCALIHRFKPQLIDFDSLNEEDHAANLQLAFDISERELGICSFTSVKELSAGEELDKTRMITYLSKFYELFRGTPLPASGSRAVDENNEEYPSKEVRSKNNVFNMAVPRKRVPKDEKRSDGTDPTYKRRRKFCYFEEATNLSSNGSSVREGQEPKENKVRSISTQLLAKFENKPSHAVRRTQFDCETSSSLQTLDLTESLRLKLRPVVPPKPSPEIQFEFSVRKAAEQLVRLPPKTLPEPQLQPQHPFSTVKLRHVDQTHAEMKAQPPPESADPSASSASSSSCHSAIHFMSRLLQRLREVDEHVSEKKAQTQQTREFHTKSIKDKAMHLSGLFSGDGSAELKSCSVRRSFPQSGDRCHSCERRVYMVERVCAEGLYFHRECFRCSTCSSALRQGAHAFDSEQGKLYCKLHFDQRNTGTNLRRSFSLRSNPSGVGVQERRAAEGESSQPSSTADLPSPPAAGTFSSFIRKRLSWPLSVTRTVCNAPWYLSRCAHSTAQALAGHLRANAQDYTFLYELLSMSLPLLFVLQEVLLQMHTEALPYGPNSLQPLLLWLQENVGTSFI
- the mical2a gene encoding F-actin-monooxygenase MICAL2 isoform X4, coding for MGETKEETDNVGKQFENFVQASTCKGTLQAFNVLCRRLDLDPADNSTFYSSLRAKVTTWKANALWSKLDKRMSHKEYQKGQACVGTKCLIIGGGPCGLRTAIELALMGAKVVVIEKRDSFSRNNVLHLWPYTIHDLRGLGAKKFYGKFCAGAIDHISIQQLQLMLLKVALLVAVEFHTNVEFVKLLEPPEDQEKEVIGWRAAIRPADHPVASFDFDVVVGADGRRNTLEGFKRKEFRGKLAIAITANFINRNTTAEAKVEEISGVAFIFNQKFFLDLKEETGIDLENIVYYRDNTHYFVMTAKKQSLLDKGVLINDYIDTQMLLSSENVNQEALLCYAREAADFGTNYQLPTLDFAMNHCGQPDVAMFDFTSMYASENAALVRERFGHQLLEALVGDSLVEPFWPMGTGCARGFLAAFDSAWMVKSWAQGRTALEVLAERESIYRLLPQTTTENIAKNFDQYTIDPGTRYPNLNSSCVRPHQVRHLYISAELNTCSLERAATIRRPVNLCRRESEIRPARLLTWCQKQTEGYRNVTITDLTSSWQSGLALCALIHRFKPQLIDFDSLNEEDHAANLQLAFDISERELGICSFTSVKELSAGEELDKTRMITYLSKFYELFRGTPLPASGSRAVDENNEEYPSKEVRSKNNVFNMAVPRKRVPKDEKRSDGTDPTYKRRRKFCYFEEATNLSSNGSSVREGQEPKENKVRSISTQLLAKFENKPSHAVRRTQSCSVRRSFPQSGDRCHSCERRVYMVERVCAEGLYFHRECFRCSTCSSALRQGAHAFDSEQGKLYCKLHFDQRNTGTNLRRSFSLRSNPSGVGVQERRAAEGESSQPSSTADLPSPPAAGTFSSFIRKRLSWPLSVTRTVCNAPWYLSRCAHSTAQALAGHLRANAQDYTFLYELLSMSLPLLFVLQEVLLQMHTEALPYGPNSLQPLLLWLQENVGTSFI